CTCTTCTGGATTTCTACTTCCCATCAATCCAGTGTCTAAGTCCAATCTGTCATCTATGACCTAAACTCACACCTTCATATCAGAACTATTCTTGAACTTCATTACGGTAGAAAATTATTAGAGCCAATAGCAAAAGCAATCCAAAACATACCTAATATTAAAGCATTCTTAGTCAAACGAAAATAAATCAACTATTTCAGTACATATCTAtaataaagatttgttttaatgtagCTTAACATCAGTTCATCGTGGACAGCAATGAACTGTAAAAGTGCTGAGTTTTATTaagcaatgtaaaaaaataatatataatactgtTTAGAGGCAGATCACTAAGTCACTTAAGTCTTAATGCTCCTTCATGCGGCATTGCGTCTTTCTTGTATACTCACGTCATTCTTCAGACTCGCCTGACTGAATTCAGGGTCCACCTCACACCAACCGCTACGTTTAAAACTGATTTCCTCAGCTGTGTCGTCAGTGCTGCAAACTCCATCCAACAGTGATTACAGTGTATGCTGGAGGATAAAGGCGGGTTGGACAGATGGACTGTGCTCAGATCAGCCTGGAGTTGCGGAGGTACTCCACGAGGACCTTGTAGACGAAGCTGTACTGGGACAAAGTCTGAACCATTATCATCCTCTGACTGCGCAGATTAATCAGGACTTCTGGGACGTCCAGTGgctaaaacaaacagatgtcAAGTATGAGAGAGACAGCAGTgtgtcaataaaaacacaaaggaacCAAGTAAATATGCACCAGCCAACTCTGTTCATTTTAACTCTGGGTCAGTTAATGTGGTAACTTTTACTGTTTGCTGACATTTTTTCAATTTAACAAATCTTTCATTCAAATATTACTTTAAAATCTACAGCTTACTGAGTGTGAATTAATACTGCAtggaaacatttacagtatattactagtacatactgtattaatacaaaaaaaaaaaaaaaatctacataaaGGCCATGTAGGTTATTGGCCACTAATGGAAACATACCATCataattataatttacattCATATATCTGCGTGACTTTCTCACAGTAAATCAAATCAGAGTTTGTTAAACCTCCTTTCTGGAACAGGCCGCCGTAATGAGGTAGTTTAGAAAAAAGCTGTACTGCAGGAAGTTACCTCGTTGTGCTCTAGACAGGCTATCATGATCTCAGACAGGATGACCACACCGGTCCGTCCCACGCCAGCGCTGCAGTGAACGAGCACAGGTAGGTTGCCATTCTTTGGGTcactgatgctgtttgtgtgtctcctcACAGACTGGATTTCCTCCAGGTAGGCTGGAAAAAGACAAGAATGCTCGGTTTACTGAGATGTAATTAGGTGCACAGTAGATTTAGGAAAGCTTTGGAAACTTATGGTATGGAATGAGTTTTGCTCTTAATGCTCCTACTCACTGAGGAAGCCTTTGAAGTCCTCTGGACAGCCGTGGTCAGGCCAGTCTGTGTACTGCAGATGCCAGACAGTCCTCTCTTGTCCCGTGAGGAGGTGCTTGATCTTCAGCCCTGTCGTGGCGTAGCAGCCGGACTCAGTCCGAAACCGTGTGGTGATTTTGAAGCGGCCATACGTCACCGTGTTGTGTCGTGATCCAAGTCGGGGCCAGTACCGGTAGCTCTTTTCTCGGTTCCCCTCCTGGAGAAAAAGTGGCATAAAGAGGGTAAGTCCAGGTAGTGATGAGGAAAAAATATAGAGATAGAAATCTGAAATCAACGCACCTCTTCAGCAGTGACCATAGCAATGATGGAGACACTCTGCTCCCATACCATCTGCCAGAAGTCCTGACACGTGTTTGACATTGGACCTTGTGTAGCGATGTAGTTCCACTCCTGTCCACCTACTGTTAGCTAATGAGACAAGACAAGAAATATTCTTTGAGTCATCGGCCACAGGATCTCATCGGTAATTTGTGAAATGAAAGGCAGGgcagcagaaaatggaaatcaTTCTGAGCATAACTGAgaatgaaggagagaaaagtggCTAATCAGTAGTCAGTGCCTTTCCAGACCTCATGAGCAACTGTGATCCACAGATGGATGTGGGTTTCTGGTTATCTCAGCTGGAGAACAGGCTGTACTGTGCAAACAGTTGTAATACTGTCATTGTCTCAAATTAGGTTTGTAATAGATGTGGAAATATACTATGCAGGGGGAAATGATGTTAACAATAACAATTTAGGAAGTTCAGTAGCATTTTAGGAAGTATTACAGAGTATATCTGATTCACTTACACCATTACTGCTCCAACAGGTCAGGCAACTTAAATCACTGGATCAcccattaaaaataatgagtCTGAAGCAGGACATTGTCATTTTCAATTAATCAGTCATGCATATGATGTTTTATACCAAACTCTATAACAgcacaaagagaagagagaagctTTGACCAGCTTTCAAACTAAACTCTGACTCACAAGCAGGTGAAACAAATCAGTGCAATAGGACATGCACAATataatactgtgtgtatgtgtttaaatgGAGACTATAGGAAGTCTACAAAGGATGTCCACTTGTGAGTGTCATTTTCAATGTAGTTTTAGGGATTTCACATCCCTGAAAAACTTACTCTAATATGAGATGCATTGATGTATCCTGTGTTGTTCTCTTTAGTGGGAACCAGCTCCACTCGGTTCTTGTCGTAAGGCAGGACGTCTTGGAAGCGGTTTTTGTCACCGCTCTCTGGCAGCTGGGCGATGGTACATTCTCCTCCTGGACGCTTGGGGATTTTCTCATACTCTTTTAACAGCTCTCCCCGTTCCATGTGCTGCTCCAGCACTTTAGACTAATATACACAAAGAAAATGGTAAATACATTACTGCACAGATAACACAGTCCTATTTCAAAAACAACTCTACCTCATTTTGACTTTATCAGGCTGTAATATGAACATGAAGTATCCTTTCCAGAACAATGGATGAGAAGTGGTACTTCTATCACACAGTAAATTACACCATTACTATAAGCCACTTATATCACCGTCTGCCTGCAGTTCATTTGTgctttactttaatttactttacagttttaccTCCCTTTACTACAGAAAgtcttgaaactgaaaacatctgatGCAACTGAAGAATGTTTACTAAATCTGATCTGCATTAGTTCATTTGATTTTTTACAGATGACTTCAGGAGATTGTCGATACACCAAAGAGTCatgcaaacagctgctgcttaCAAGGCATGAACACACAGTTATCTTTGGCTGGCAGTTCTTCAATTCAGTCCAATTATGTATTTAagtcataaacaaaaaaaactgttgtcTTTCACCTCACCTACCAGAAGGTTATTTATATCAACACAGTCAGACTTTTGGTAATTAGCTTTTGTTCTGGATACAGAGAGATTTCTAAATGACAATGACGTTAACAATACACACGCAACACACCACACACCCCTTATAGGCTGACAGTGACCACACTAAACCTtacatatgtaaaaatgtacatatgtagttttaaaaaaaggaacaaatcaCTAGTAATAGTTAAAATCTCTGCGTAAGTGCCTTACCCTCTCGTCATTAGAGGCGTGTTCAGGCTCATCCTTCACCTCGTCCTGCACCGGCTGTCTGGACACCGACAGGCCATTGAGCTTGGCCACCTTCAGAGGACCCATCTTCTTCACCTCTGACCTTATTCCTTTCTTCATACCCTGGTAGGATAACAGAgtcaaaggaaagaaaagttggGATTTATGAATATGTGAGGACTacagagagaaagcagacaGACGAGGGGAGGGACAGCGCAGACTCAGTTGGTGTTTTCTAGCAGAATGTCACCTATCCAGTTTTCCAAGGCAGTCTAAccacattctttcttttttgcgTCAGTTGGTGCTGGACACTAAAACTACCTTTCTTTCTACGTGCATAcctgtgtcattttaatttgacacaTCATGTAACTCAGAAAAACATACCATACCATTGTACCATACCATAAAGTGCTCTAATGTGAATGAAACGCCTTAACGCAAAACAGGAACTTAAGGAGGAACAATCCTGACACAATTCAAGTCAAATCTGACTGATCATTCTCAGGCTGGAGCCCAGCAAATAAAATCCATATTCAACTTTTAAATGTCAAGTGCTAAATAGAgcaaaaatgtcttaaatttgCTAGTTTCAGCTCCCCCTGCTTGCTTGGATGattttgatataaatatataatatcttTAGTTTCAGACTATGAGAACATTACTTTTGATTCTGGGAAATGGTGAGACTGCTTAACTACCTTTTGACATTTCACTGACTATGAAATATTCTGTTAAATATGCTGAAGATCaagcaaaatgacaacaacaatcaTTAGTTGCAACTGTATTGTCAAGACACAGCAGATGTGAGAAATGTCCTGTTGTTTAGTCTGtttcaatttccttttttttttttaaatatgatacCGTCCTTGCACTGTGCTAAAAACATGACTATATTAGCTGATGTAGGTTGAGTTTTAAACACACGGAGAGACTGGGGTGGCTCGAAGCTGAGGAGAAGATCAAGAACAAAACTTACCGGTGGGGGCAACCCTTCAACTGTTTTCTTCCCAGGAGGCACATCAGACACAGGCCTCTTCTTGAAGTCTGTTTTAATCTTCTGCTTAGCCTGGCCACTCAGGTCTCCCTCTGAGACTGAGGGCATAATCCTAGGCTGTCGTAAATCTGACAGCAGGTATAGAGGCTCTCTCTCCTGGATCAGGGTGTGAACCTTGTACGTCAAGGAGCCCATAATAGCAGGATCAAGAGAGGAGCCTATGGGATATGCAGGAGGAGGTTCTATTGGAGTCTGAGGCTGAGGCACCAGGGAAGGGTGAGATGTCAAGCTGTGATGCTGTTGTGGTGTGTGGTGCTCAGGAACCATTGCTGTAACAGCCTCCTGAGAAAGTGGAGTGTGACGTCCGCCATCATCGTCAAACTCTTCATCTTCACCACTACTGTGAACCAACATTGTAGCATCTGAAAGGGACTTTTTGTGTCCATACTGCACATCCTCCTTAATGTCTCCCCTGTCCTCCGTATTTGTATGTTCCAAAAACACATTGAGCTGGGAACCCTGGGAGCGACCACCATGCAGGACTGGAGGGGGTGTAGCAGTTTCAGCTGACACAGTGCGTTCTTTGATCCTCATTGCTTCGAGACTATGAGCCAATCCAGCAATCTCTATAGAGTTACGCTTCTGAGCATGGTATTGGTGTCTGTGTGGGGGTCCACTGAAAAGAGGCTCAGACACTTCTTGTAAAGAGTGAGCAACAGGCAGACTGTCCTCCTGGAAGGTTTGGACTGAGTGATGTACCCGCCGCATGATAACCAAATCTGGGTTGCTACTGCTGACATACAGGTGACGTGATAAGTCCGGTGTGCTGTTCGCTGGCCGAGGATGGGCATAAGGGTATGGTGGAGGGGGTCGATACACTTGTGTTCTCATAATGTTGGGGGCTGGATACTCTTGGGCTTGTTGTAACTGTACATTAGTGAGCTCTGGGACACTAACTGCCCCTACCACAGGTCTCCTCTCTGTGGGGTAGGGGTATGGGGAGGGACTGTGGAAGCTGGAGCCTAGATGGAAGGGATAGTGGTGTTGTTGGGCTGTACCACCATGCTCCCCTCTGATTTCCGGCTGGCTGTATACTAGAGGGTCTGGTCTGCTGTAAGCATACGAATTTCCAATGTTTAGATTCCTCATTGAGTGGCTCTGCCGGTGCTCTTGAGACAAAACCATCCCTCCTCCCACTCCCCTGTTCTTCTGACGCATCACTGTCTCATAATCAGGAGTTGCGCGGTAGGAAGGTGGGATGAGAGCACTGTGTCGATGGGATGGGATGTAGTCGGGCCTTGTGATGTCACTAGTTATAGATGGGTTGGAGGACATGGGTGAGGGCTGAAGGTAGTGCTGGGGATTGGTTAAAGAGCTGGTACTGTGGGCGCTGTAGACGCTGCCGTTACGTAAACGCCCTCCGCTGCTGTATTCCAGAGGAGAGCAATCCAGGCTAGTTTGGGAGTGGTAGTAATAACCGTTTTGACTGTTCATGTACAGGTTGTCTGTGAGAGTAATGGatgcatatttaaaattatataacaATTTGAGATGTGCATTTAGCTGAACACAGAACCAACTTTAACATTCATGTTCCAAGTTGCTAGctgcaatgttctttttatacAGCTCTTACCCTGTGATGATGTGTAAGGCTCTGTGAAATGGCCATTAAAGTGCATCTGTGAAGGGTTCATCATGTAGGGCTGAGGCTTTGGCTGTGAATCAACAAGAGAGGGATTCAATTACTGCTCAGTGATCCAAATACTTTCCaagagaaaataattaaatataattggGTACTGACAgactaaaattattttaacatacaaAAATGCAGCAGACAATTTTAAAAGCAAccacaaaaggaaaaatgtgCTGTACATTACCAGAGATA
The Anabas testudineus chromosome 22, fAnaTes1.2, whole genome shotgun sequence DNA segment above includes these coding regions:
- the ptpn21 gene encoding tyrosine-protein phosphatase non-receptor type 21, which encodes MPLPFGLKLKRTRRYTVSSKSCLVTRIQLLNGEFVEFTLSVESTGQECLEAVAQRLELREITYFSLWYFNKQNQQRWIDLEKPLKKQLDKYGLEPTVYFGVVYYIPNVAQLQQEITRYQYYLQLKKDVLEGKISCSLEQAIRLASLAVQADFGDFNRYDSQEFLQKFVLFPIDWIQDERVLEEATQKVALLYQSFRGLSPPEAEMLYMQEVEKMEGYGHESYQAKDSTGTDVTLGSCLDGIFVKHKNGRPLLLFRWNEINNMSHNRSFFALELANREESVQFQTEDMETSKYVCRMCLGRLKFYKLNKSNLQTQSTVVNPVRRRSSTRISLPKPQPYMMNPSQMHFNGHFTEPYTSSQDNLYMNSQNGYYYHSQTSLDCSPLEYSSGGRLRNGSVYSAHSTSSLTNPQHYLQPSPMSSNPSITSDITRPDYIPSHRHSALIPPSYRATPDYETVMRQKNRGVGGGMVLSQEHRQSHSMRNLNIGNSYAYSRPDPLVYSQPEIRGEHGGTAQQHHYPFHLGSSFHSPSPYPYPTERRPVVGAVSVPELTNVQLQQAQEYPAPNIMRTQVYRPPPPYPYAHPRPANSTPDLSRHLYVSSSNPDLVIMRRVHHSVQTFQEDSLPVAHSLQEVSEPLFSGPPHRHQYHAQKRNSIEIAGLAHSLEAMRIKERTVSAETATPPPVLHGGRSQGSQLNVFLEHTNTEDRGDIKEDVQYGHKKSLSDATMLVHSSGEDEEFDDDGGRHTPLSQEAVTAMVPEHHTPQQHHSLTSHPSLVPQPQTPIEPPPAYPIGSSLDPAIMGSLTYKVHTLIQEREPLYLLSDLRQPRIMPSVSEGDLSGQAKQKIKTDFKKRPVSDVPPGKKTVEGLPPPGMKKGIRSEVKKMGPLKVAKLNGLSVSRQPVQDEVKDEPEHASNDERSKVLEQHMERGELLKEYEKIPKRPGGECTIAQLPESGDKNRFQDVLPYDKNRVELVPTKENNTGYINASHIRLTVGGQEWNYIATQGPMSNTCQDFWQMVWEQSVSIIAMVTAEEEGNREKSYRYWPRLGSRHNTVTYGRFKITTRFRTESGCYATTGLKIKHLLTGQERTVWHLQYTDWPDHGCPEDFKGFLTYLEEIQSVRRHTNSISDPKNGNLPVLVHCSAGVGRTGVVILSEIMIACLEHNEPLDVPEVLINLRSQRMIMVQTLSQYSFVYKVLVEYLRNSRLI